A single Oryctolagus cuniculus chromosome 16, mOryCun1.1, whole genome shotgun sequence DNA region contains:
- the LOC108175711 gene encoding olfactory receptor 7A17-like → MLPSHNKLMEPGNETQLSKFLLLGFSEDPALQPLIFGLFLSMYLVTVAGNLLIILAILSDPHLHTPMYFFLSNLSLVDVCFTSTTVPKMLVNIQTHSKAITYAGCITQMYFLLLFSGLDIFLLTVMAYDRFVAICHPLHYTVIMSPRICALLLLVCWIISVLNSLSHCFLALRLSFCAAPDIPHFFCELNQVVHSACSDTFLNDMVIYLTAMLLAAGPLAGILYSYSKIVSSIRAISSAQGKYKAFSTCASHLSVVSLFYCTLLGVYLSSAVTQNPHSTATASLMYTVVTPMLNPFIYSLRNKDIKRALKTLFMRETRNLSVDPSQ, encoded by the coding sequence TCATAACAAACTCATGGAACCTGGCAATGAAACACAACTTTCAAAGTTTCTTCTTCTGGGATTCTCAGaggacccagcactgcagcccctcatatttgggctcttcctctccatgtacctggtcactgtggctgggaacctgctcatcatcctggccatcctctcagacccccacctccacacacccatgtacttcttcctctccaacctgtCCTTGGTGGATGTCTGCTTCACCTCCACCACCGTCCCCAAGATGCTGGTGAACATCCAGACGCACAGCAAAGCCATCACCTATGCAGGCTGCATCACCCAAATGTACTTTTTACTGCTGTTTTCAGGGTTGGACATATTTTTGCTGACGGTGATGGCATATGACAGGTTTGTGGCCATCTGTCACCCCTTGCACTACACGGTCATCATGAGCCCCCGGATCTGTGCCCTGCTGCTTCTGGTGTGCTGGATCATCAGTGTCCTGAATTCCTTGTCACACTGCTTCCTGGCACTGAGACTGTCTTTCTGTGCAGCCCCGGACATTCCCCACTTTTTCTGTGAACTGAACCAGGTGGTCCACAGTGCCTGCTCTGACACCTTTCTGAATGACATGGTCATCTATTTAACCGCTATGCTGCTGGCTGCTGGTCCTTTGGCTGGGATCCTGTACTCCTACTCTAAGATCGTCTCCTCCATCCGTGCAATCTCCTCAGCTCAGGGGAAGTATAAAGcattctccacctgtgcctctcacctcTCTGTCGTCTCCTTATTTTATTGCACACTCCTGGGTGTGTACCTTAGTTCTGCTGTTACTCAAAACCCACACTCAACTGCAACAGCCTCACTGATGTACACCGTGGTcacccccatgctgaaccccttcatctacagtCTGAGAAATAAAGATATTAAGAGGGCCTTGAAGACATTGTTTATGAGAGAAACCAGAAATTTATCAGTTGACCCATCTCAGTAG